Part of the Xiphophorus couchianus chromosome 2, X_couchianus-1.0, whole genome shotgun sequence genome, tctaaattaattttaatatttactttgaaacaagtgaaagaaactagaataaaagTATAAACACCCACAGACACAAACATATTATATTATGAAGCTAAAAcggtatttttatgtttaattaacttttttgaggTTTCCTTCATGTTGGGTTTCCCTGATCACAAACAAACCTGCAGCGCtgccttgatttttttgtgcatgtttgagaaatcctttaatctccatggcaaccattcagctgtgtaaaaactcctgggtggacctagccccgtcttcgagacgcagctcctcccccactcagctccttcagactagccagcaccaattagcaaacagctgctgagctcattataggagctgctgctcagagcaacgctggtaaaaacgttaaagggttaaagaggagccatgttgggacgacttcctggaggcggagctttcagaaagagcaggagtttcttaaagagacagaggcccaatttcaaggccgTAAGtcatgaagtcaaatttctcttgtcatatttgatatatattacATGTTTTAACTGAAGGTAAAATAGTTACTTAATTATGCTGTAAAATGGTGCATAaaactgcctctttaaaaatatccgctgcaaatacaaaaaatataaaatctaaaaataacacaattacaataatttatttctaaatttaacCAATAgtcaaatatttatgaaaagtaTACTACCGTTgtggtgctgatgtttttaagTGGGCTGTACTGGTActgagttatcaaataaatttgtatttcagtacatttatgttttaaaaaataatggttTGAGTCAGTTCAGcagtttttctgtatcagattgGTAGCGATTACTAaactcagatatcggtatcagaagtgaaaatcGGTGCCGCCCATCAGAAACCGCTACTTCCTCTGACCTAGGGAGGTCAAACCCCGGGGTCAAGGGTCATCATCAAAGACACACACAGCTtctcagtctgtctgtctgtctttcagGACTACGAGTACCCGAACCACCCGCAGTCCGCGCAGCACCAGAAGAACGACCGGTGCCCGCCGCCGCCCCAGATGCTGCCGGAGCGGGCCTGCGACGTTCCCGGCTGCCGCTCCGACTCCGAATGCGAGCGCCACAAACGCTGCTGCTACAACGGCTGCATCTACGCCTGCCTGGACTCCGTCCAGCCCCCACCGGGTCAGCATCCTGCAGCTTTCAGCCGGTTCTGATTCACAGTGGCGGGTGATaatcagctgtttgttttgagcAGTTCTGGACTGGCTGGTTCAGCCCAAACCTCGATGGCTGGGAGGAAACGGCTGGCTGCTGGACGGACCGGAGGAGGTTCTGCAAGGTGGGTCCAAACAGGAACACCGCTAACCGCAGTGAAAGCTGGAAAACTGCGTCTGAAACTAACACTCTAACACCTAAACTAACACTCCGTCATGTATTTCAGCTAATAATTTAACTAACAATGTCTTTGCTTTGAGTGAATATATCTGTGGGTCTCATTCACCAGATctgattcattttttaaatcactctGCATGTATTCTCAAGTAAAAGCTTGTTTTGTGCGTCTGTCCGCCAGCGGAAGCCTGCAGCACCACGGAGGACGGAGACGAGCCTCTTCACTGCCCCACAGGCTACGAGTGCCACGTCATCAACCCCGGGAACCCCGCCGCTGGCGTCCCAAACCGGGGCCAGTGCATCAAACAACGCGCCAACTCCGGTACGACTttactgccccctgctggctggaCGGTCGAACTGGACCGtccagccagcagggggcagtagCAGATAACGATATAtcgacaaaataagcaacattttcaactcAAAAACCAGTTTCAGGAAgccctgatcattcatggagcttctttagaaatgtggactgtggatgctgacattagcattaaaTGCTACAtatttagcattgagatgctattgtTAACCTTTCCTGCTCAGTCTTCTGACCGTGGTCGGAGGACACAGGGCAGTTCTTCCTCCAGGGCCGAAGTGAAGTCTACTTCGGGGTTAACTCCTTCATACGCCTTGAACATGAACCACACGGTGGCTGGAAGTTAACTTTTAATAGCGCCAGCTTACAGTTGAAAGTTAACAGACGTTTTTCCTTTAGCCACTGCTCCGGTCGTCGACTACGCTCACCCCCCACATACTGTCTCTTCTTCGCTCCCCCAGCATCCCGGTTCTTCTTGTTTACAGCACGCAGCGCCCCCCTTCGGACCGGAGGACGGCTGCCACGCATCTCGCTCACCTACACTCAACATACACACCACTTACTGAGCTAATCATCTCATACAGTGGAGGCACTTTCCGCAAcactattttaggcttgaagcttcactgataggctaactgcttttagcacaacttgaacacaacgaCAGTCTTTTCCAGTCAGATCATTTAGGAGCAGAAATCAAACCGCGGTGCTTCCAGAGAAGCTGCTTCGTTGTCCATCGCTGTTGTTTGCTTGTGTGTCATCAGATTTACGGGTGTACCAGAAACGagtgaatacaaaggttccggcCAGAATGtatgaaaaagataaaataaaataaaatgtgttaaagttcttaatgtgttaaaatctatgtaattaattaatcaaaattaatgcGCTAAATCCTGGCCCTACTTACCAGCTGTTTCTTCTTCACTGATAATAAACATCgtaatttaaaatgaacatttcaaagtaaaagcatacaaataaaatcagataaaaagcACATTATGCTTGGTGTTGTGGAGCaaaaagttgttgtttcttcttttaaatgcatCCAAACTGGAAcaacatggaaaacaaacaacaagatGAGCTGATGATTGGTTTCCAAAACTGCTGGGAGAAATTTAAAATTCTTGTTTTGAAGGAAAGAACCCCAATATTTCTAATTCTAGTCCAGTACAGGTCATGAATAGAAGACATTTAATAcgaggttttgtttttgctgtttgccTGCAGATGGACGACGTTTGAGGCACAAATACTTTAAGGACTACAAGGACTACTTGGGTGAGACGACTTAGAGAATTGGAACAAATTCAAGCCGAGAAATGAAGCCGACCTGCAgctgaatgttgtttttctgacaggATCCAGTTCCAACAACGCAGTGGGCTACGACAAGCATAATCACAAGCATCTCGGATGAAGACACGTTGGATTTTATCTTCTTACAGTCAGCATGAAAAAGCTTAGGAccaggaaataaaattacagttatTAGTTTGTTTATTGTAGCCATGTTCCTGAGcttcaaaatgcagaaacacaaaacagagaGAACAAAATACTAAGACCTGTTCATCAGCTGATCAgaggtttagttttaaaaatctccACATAAATCAGTTGTAATATCTTCTGCTGAagcgattaatcagatttattgcaatgaatttattattgaaataaacgtTAATTGATAATTAACTGGAATAAATAGACTCTAAAAAAGCTGCTTCCTGAgagaacaacacagtcagagcagaactgtacaaaaatatgaacattttgcattaaagattaaaaatacttgCTTTGTCTATAAATctgttttacccagaattcctcgagttgcagttttagcttcacctggttcagattcGATACAAATATTAGAAGGATGTTTTAgtgatgcatcctttgctacataTGATCAAACGTTTACtgaaggaatgctgttattgacttttaggtaataaaatatagattttcttatttaaaaaaataatttaattccttgCTTATTTTCAGCTCttaaagtatttctaatattgtttaaaataagcttaagaGGTGAAATGAGAAATCTGCTGATTGCGACTCGATTAATCAAGTGAAACAATTCCAAGAATAAAAAACCTGTGAGCAGCTGATGAACATCCTGTTTAGATTCTGCTTTTTGCAGCTCTTGTTTCAGCTCTGAGATTAAAACCTGTTTATTCCAACCATCACCTCCTCCTGCTGTTAAAACAGGATGTTTGTCGTCAGATGGACTTTAATACGACCTCAGATGCTGACCCGGTCCAGTTTGATCTCCTCCAACCTGAACCGAGACAGATCTGAGGTTTTTTACTCCGCCTGCCTCCTCATCAAGCCGTCTCCTGGCGTCCTGCTATCCAACCAAAGAAATGCTGAAGGTGTTCAGGAAAACAAAGGAGAGGCCCGATGTAGACCAAAGCTGttcataaaaaactttttttgtgttttctcatttttcccccccaaaaatccaaacaaactgGTCATCAGAGAAAACCAGGACCATGTGGCGCTCGTCCTCGTTCTGCTCAGTTTGTAAATCTGCGAAGCGTTAAACTGACAGCGAGCGAATAAATCCAGCTGCACGGCTGATATTTCTGCTTTACACCCCAAAATGATCTGAGTCAAAATGATTAGCAGAATAAATCCCAGATGAGTTGGAACAGAACAGCTGGGGGTTTATGTCAGTTATTAAAGATTTTTGGGtgtagtaaataataaaatatgaattagaAACATGCATGAATAAAAGTTGGCATATAtccatagttttgttttaaaagaaagtagGTTGAATTAGTTGCTAGATCAAAACAAGCTGaagtaatattttaacaaacatcTGATCAGTTGTTTACGTTCTAGCAAGGATATTAAAGCTGATATTATTTAGTAAGGTAATAAAACTTCTGACAGTGTTGCTCCGAAATGATGACAGAGCGGAGGGGATTTCCAGTaataaatctgaacatttatttgcttttatttgcaaactGAAGCAGCTTTATGCTCTTTTCACATGGTGCTCTGGTTTTTACAGAAGAATAAGCTGAAAACAAATCGAATGTTTCTCTCTGACTGGTGCTGCGTTTTACTTTAATAAACCTTATGACTCAAACTTGTTCCTTTTGTCCTCCTCaagttaaaattaaatctgttttttcacCTGTTGATTACGTCATTTCTCCTAACAGGGGATCTAAATGTAAATCATATCATCAATCAGTTGTGATGGGCAGGAAGTTCACAGCAGGaatgtcatttaaaatgagtaaaacctGCAAATACCAGCATCTCTGTAAACTTTTTCAGATTGTTGGGAGCGATGATAAGAGTGCTAGGAAGAAggatttgtggaaaaactacaagttgttttttttttttgtatattatagttacaggaaaaagaaaatctgagcaaaatgaaagaaatgaaaacaacttcCTGGAGTTGCTGTGAACAGAGATGGTTATAGAGCTATAGAGGTATCACTCCTTTACTTTCTCGCATGACATCAGATGTTTTCTCACCACATTAGCGTTTATGtttataataatttgaaaactgaatgAATAATAGGAGGATTGTGAAAGCCAGGACCTCCTGCTCTCCTGCTGCGGCAGCATGCGGGAAGCATAGACCCCGGTGGGGGGTGGGACTCTCTGTCACACCTGCGTGCACCTGAGCACCTGGCTGAAAGCTGCAAGCTGCGTCAGAGTAAAGGTGAATCAGTATGAGAACGGGTTGCTCACTGCGCCGCTGGGTTTGGGTCCAGCTGCCCGCCGTGTGCCGGTTCTGGTGTCCGGGTTCACCGTAGCTGCGGGTTACCACCATGAACACACCGCGCAAGACAACAGAGAAAAGGTCAGGCGGTTTTTACCTCTTATTTAAGGTTTGTCTTTAATTGGAGGGTGGGggaaaacaaactgtaaaacttTATGCTGATATGAAAATAATTGAAGATGGAAATAATTGTGTTCATGTTAGAGGCTGCTGAACTCGAAACTTCTAGCAATATTCTGTGGTTCTTGAGATTActcaaaaaatgtgatttatatcactaaactgctgcatttaaagttttggaatttactcaaatgtatttatacttTTCTGGAATAAACAATGCAGACAATGTAAAAAATTCTGATCAGgctgtcagttttgttttcttacttacCAAATAACTCAAATATAACAtgatgataaatcaaaattcttatgatatgattttctttttcacaataaatgatacgCTAAATGCTCAATCCTGGTTTATATTAATAACTGAGTCCAGAAGGTGTCactgtacaaaaacacaactaagATCAGTTATGACTCAAAAACTCTAGATGTTATTtctttgttgctgtttatttattccagATGCAtgttatatattatatattatacagTACTAACCACGGAGAGCAGTTTTTCTCTGtagtttctaaaatataaatattgtttcttAATTCATGTCAGTAAAAGCATGCAGAGACAGTTTTAAAGCAACAGGTTTTGAatcagttattttatgtttgcttcACTGAAACATATTCACCGTATTTTTTGCAAACTCACCGTATGCTagtttttctttacagattttCATCAAAGATAAGTTATAAAAAaccaatttaattaatttattaaaaattgacCTTGTGTGAAGAAGTAATCACCCAGTGgtgtttactttttcttttcagtccaCAGAAAATTCTCCCAGAAGTCTTTAGTATTATCAGCATGTTGCTTTTTAGACTGGCCTTTGTGTTCTTTTGGGTCAGCAGCGGTTCTTGTTTTGGAACTCTCCCATTGAAGCCATTTGTGCCCAGTCTCTCTATTTTATGGTTAaatcatgacctctgacccggAACTTGACCGAGCCTtagatgttgttctgggttctggacctcctggatgagtcgCTGAGCTGATGATTGGTGCACCAAAACATCGATTCGCATAAGGATCCTGATTATCATTTGCTGCAATTTAGAATCAACATAAAATGACCCAAAATTGatgtaaaaaagtaaagaaatccaCTTCTTGAATTTTATTGGCATTTGGCAAGAAATGTTTAGGTTGCATTAGAGCCACCTGCTGGTATAGAGTGTGACTCAGAATGTCTTCATTCATACAAGTACTATCATATTATGTCAATCAACTTTGATATccaaaaaaaccctaaaatgtgAACACTTTTGCTATCTGAATATTAGAGAAATCCGCTGACTGTCGGCCTCCAGGACGTCTTGACGTCGCCACGCAGCCCGTACAGGAACGTGCGCATGCGCGGAATGCACCACAATAAAGCGGAAACTTAAAAAAGTGACAGATTCCACATTGAggccaaacattttttttattatcacttttatttttttaaccaatttccCAGGAAGACCGAGTTCAGCATGAGCTTCACCGTCTTCAAGGTTCGCAAAATGAAGACTGAGCACACCGCTAATAAGCTAATAGCTTAGCTGCGCTACAGCGGAGCTAAGCTAACGCCGTTGCGTCGGTACGAGCTCTGGGGGGCGGgttgtgattggtcagaagttgGTGGCAGAAATTAGCTCAGATAGCAATGTTGACATTAGCGGacaagttgtttgtttttagtaatcTCATTTAAGCATGAATTAATTaagaatgtatttattcattcatgcatccatccattatcttgcTGTCAGACTGGTTCAATTGAAGTGATTCATTAATTCTGCAGGGTAGGTAGGTAGTAATTAGGATTATCTGTAACTAGCGAAACAATGCAGTTAACCACTTCTAGTTAATGATTTAACAGGAGGGTTGATCACGTTTTCACAGAGGGGACTTCTGCCtcctaataaataaaatcaacatttgaaGAGTAGATCTTCTTTTTTACTCACATTATCTTTGATATTAAATTGACTGATTATCTGAAACAGTTGCTTAATTAAGTGAAACTATGGTTTACTTTTTCCTCAGGAATGCCTCCAAACACAAACTGGAAAAGCATTTAAAGGAGAGAAAACTCACATTTCCACTGCTTATCAAGGTACTgagattatgtttttatatatttctttgtttacttcttctacttcttctttttattgttgCCTGTCAAAcagtttattcattattataaATTATAGAGGTTGGCATGTTTTTGTGATATTCGTCCCCAAACCGACCAACTCTATTTCCATCAGcagcttgtaaaataaaaacattatttttatgattgTGATTTATTAGGGACATGTGCTATTCCTGCACCAGTAGAGAGTGGAGTCAGGTTCCTGTTTCTCTCAGAGAGCAGAGAAGTTATGCTCTCTGAGCCCAGGGGTCCTGAGGCCCATGCTGTGAGGGGTCCTCTCCTCTGACACCCAGGCTAACCCGTCGATGAGTCTTCCTGGAAAGTACCGCAGCTTTCAGCTTGTCACTAAATGGAGAAACGCTTTGCAGCAGCACTCATGTGTTTCTAGTAGACATAGACATTAGAATATTGcacaaaagttaaatatttctaGACAGTCGTCTCAGAAAGTGAGCCTCAGGGTGATTTActccacatttctgtttcatagaaaatgaaaatccaaaattcagcgttttaaaaaattagaaaactgtgaaaaagttcaTTAATGGAAACTCATGGTGTCATTTATTAAGTGAAAACACCTGCAGAGGTTTCCTGAGCCTTTAAACTGACTCTGAGTCAGTCaggggaagactgctgactggACAGGTGTCCAGAAGACAGACATGGACGTCCTTCACAAGGAGACACAAAGAAGCTGGTTGCTTCACATTTCTACAGGATAAAGGATTAATTCAGGCATAATTAGTGCTACCTAGgtcatattttgtttgtgtgcagtGTTAACAATTACATAgggaaaaaatgttgcaaagcaATAAAACCAAGCTCTGGCCTTGGTGCTGCTCTGCTAAACTTATAATCTATCTGCCATTTCTATCCTTTGGTCGCTGGCTGGAGGAAAACCTCTTCAAACACACGTTCTCTTTCATTAACCTGAGAACTGCAGCCTGCCTGAGGCATGAACTGAAGATGGTAAAGTGCTCAGAAGTCcttcctcactttctaagttGGGACATCAATGCATCTGCGTCTTCACAGCATGAAATGCAAGCAGCTGCCTTGAACTGAAGCATCACACTCCtgaaacaatttttctttgtgtttgttgttatGTAATATGACTCACTGCTGAAACCCACGTTCAGCATTTTAACACCACAATAGGCATAATTCCCTGTTTCAGGACCTGTAGGTATTTTCATGATTTCAACTAATCTTtaaatgaatttctttttttccctcattaaTTTACATTATAATTTGTCTTAATGCTTCTAATGATGTAGCGCTTATAATGTTTCAGTATCTAATCTGTTTTATGCCCAAAGGGAACGAAGTGAAGCACATTTCGCTAAGCATTAAACATTATACAGTCTCTTATGTTGCCAACGCAAGGGGTGAAAAATTGTAGTTGTATTAACCAGTGAATAAATCCAGATATCGTTCAAGCTTCAAGCATATAGCATGCCGATGAGAGCCGGTCTTCATCATAACATTATGTTCAGTAATGAGTGTATATGTAATAAGCTAAGTTCACACAGCAGATCTTGATGCTTacatctgactttttatttttgttgctgaaatccAAGTTTTTCTGCTTGATTGTTTATGCTGCTAATTAAATGAGGCGGCAGTCGGACTTCTGTGTGAACGATTTCTGACCCCAAAGCGACTCACAGAAGAACGTAAGCGTCCCCCATCAGCGCTCTACTTGTTGTAGTAGTAATGGCTGCCGCTATCTATAAGCAGatgttaacaattaatcaattattgaaataaccgtatactaatttagtaatcaattaactGTTAACTGGAGTATCCAAACACAAAATGGCCATTGCTGTAAGATCAACACACTGAGcaataattaaaccaaaactgtacaaaaaatttatatattttgcatttaagattaaaaaactCTGTAAATTTGTTGTATGTTGAACTCTCcaagtgacagttttagcttcatccgGTTTAAATTTTGTAAAAGATCATTTCAAAAATCTCCTAGTTAGCACCGTTTTCTATTCAGATATTAATcagtaaatcaataaaataatttactgatAGATCATTTCAGATCATTTCTACAGTGTATTGATGTTAAGAGAAGCTGAACGGCCTGagattttcacatgttgatgtaaaGGATTTATTAGCATCCTTGTGTTCTCTACagaaatgctgttattgcattttaggcaatgcaatgtttatttacaatttaaaaaaattaattgaattatttgtttatttgcatttttatcctATTTATCGAttaagaataatcgattactaacaTAATGACCTATAGTCATGTTTTGGGCTGTGGGAGGAAGGAAGAGTTCCCAGGGAGAGTCAGGGTGGGATTCAAACCACCGACTCCGTAGCTCCAAGCTAGCAGCGCTaccatctgtttatttttgcaggcAGCGCCGAGGCCAGCCTCTTGCCCCCCTGACGGTGGCGTGTCGCCCTGTTATTTTGATGAACCCTGGCCTGATAGAGTTACTCATCACAGCTTTGTCCCACGCTGACACCGGACCCTCCGAACTGAAGCGGGTCATTTAGAGGGAGCGTTCGCCTCTGCTGACACACAATCACATATCGGTGTCACCGAGGTTACCGTGGCGACCTCACCGCCCATCAGGGGCTTTTTGTTAACCAGCGACGGGCCGCTGCAGCCGT contains:
- the wfdc1 gene encoding WAP four-disulfide core domain protein 1 — translated: MPGALELLLLSLLVLSTGSDVRKKRGLSQKDYEYPNHPQSAQHQKNDRCPPPPQMLPERACDVPGCRSDSECERHKRCCYNGCIYACLDSVQPPPVLDWLVQPKPRWLGGNGWLLDGPEEVLQAEACSTTEDGDEPLHCPTGYECHVINPGNPAAGVPNRGQCIKQRANSDGRRLRHKYFKDYKDYLGSSSNNAVGYDKHNHKHLG